One Paenibacillus riograndensis SBR5 DNA segment encodes these proteins:
- a CDS encoding helix-turn-helix domain-containing protein, whose product MQFKNTIQAKLDAYLKREGITINQFAGISGVNSGTLSSIINGNRPVAVKQLDRITAGMGLPEGEWYELYIDEYVVNSTPDWRRLGPFLQRCAELDKLECIRQVVRTIMDNISYAQAVFEMGEEWFGQGKRQAAALLYEGVAESEKYQHSERLALCQYRLFKIALGQDQEANLRAAMHFEYFVERLDEADQLNALKDLANIYASLHRWDTVDSLAEKMGHKASIQYHNKYHKVSRRAAQKETARPLCFYILYSHLLRSAVCAEHGDYGQALHYVSRYSDFSWVQERTEEARQIMEQFREWAEANTYLYRLMSGETAVLAGYVDFISTRENEIIPGLTKIMQAANRFGLNVDSIIERFEPHAGLKEQRTLMGKRNMQVTEDQYAVLLFELSVYYLKTQRVHRGLAYLLQNLDLSVRMNSDSAIVGCVALFEQYRHLSSVEDRERYKILIGEVQKTDEKKSGSAAGNR is encoded by the coding sequence TTGCAATTCAAAAATACAATACAAGCAAAACTTGACGCTTACTTGAAGAGAGAAGGCATCACCATCAATCAGTTTGCCGGAATATCGGGTGTGAACTCCGGTACGCTCAGCAGCATTATTAATGGGAACCGTCCCGTTGCCGTGAAGCAATTGGACCGGATTACAGCGGGAATGGGACTTCCCGAAGGTGAATGGTATGAATTATATATAGATGAATATGTTGTCAACTCCACCCCTGACTGGCGGCGGCTGGGACCTTTTCTGCAGCGCTGTGCGGAGCTGGACAAGCTGGAATGCATCCGGCAGGTAGTGCGGACCATTATGGATAATATATCCTATGCCCAGGCGGTATTTGAAATGGGGGAGGAATGGTTCGGGCAAGGCAAACGCCAGGCGGCTGCGCTGCTGTACGAGGGCGTGGCGGAAAGTGAGAAGTATCAGCATTCAGAGCGGCTGGCCTTATGCCAATACCGCTTGTTCAAGATTGCGCTGGGACAAGACCAGGAAGCGAATCTGCGCGCGGCGATGCATTTTGAATACTTTGTGGAACGTCTGGATGAGGCGGACCAGTTGAATGCGCTGAAGGACTTGGCGAATATTTACGCTTCCTTGCACCGCTGGGATACAGTTGATTCTTTGGCGGAAAAAATGGGACACAAAGCTTCCATCCAGTACCACAATAAATATCATAAAGTCAGCCGCCGTGCGGCACAAAAGGAAACCGCCAGACCTCTTTGCTTCTATATTCTGTATTCGCATCTGCTGCGATCGGCTGTTTGTGCTGAACACGGGGATTACGGACAGGCCCTCCACTATGTCTCGCGTTATTCCGATTTCAGCTGGGTCCAGGAGAGAACGGAAGAGGCCCGGCAGATCATGGAGCAGTTCAGGGAATGGGCCGAGGCCAATACATATCTGTACCGCCTGATGTCAGGAGAGACGGCTGTGCTTGCCGGCTATGTCGATTTTATCAGCACCAGAGAGAACGAGATCATTCCGGGCCTGACCAAAATCATGCAAGCGGCCAACCGCTTTGGCTTGAACGTGGATTCTATTATTGAGCGCTTCGAACCCCACGCGGGCTTGAAAGAGCAACGGACCCTGATGGGGAAACGGAATATGCAGGTCACCGAAGATCAATATGCGGTTCTATTATTTGAGCTGTCTGTATATTATTTAAAAACTCAAAGAGTTCACAGGGGGCTCGCTTATTTACTTCAAAATCTGGACCTTTCTGTTAGAATGAACAGTGACAGTGCTATTGTTGGGTGTGTAGCATTATTTGAGCAGTACAGACATCTAAGCTCCGTCGAAGACCGGGAACGATATAAAATTCTAATTGGTGAGGTGCAGAAGACTGATGAAAAGAAAAGTGGCTCTGCTGCTGGCAATAGGTAG
- the tnpA gene encoding IS200/IS605 family transposase has protein sequence MANKSYSLAHTKWMCKYHIVFTPKYRRKEIYNQVRKDLIEIFKRLCKYKGVDIIEGHMMPDHVHMLVAIPPKISVSSFMGYLKGKSSLMIFEKHASLKYKYGNRKFWAEGYYVSTVGLNEATVAKYIREQEAHDQAIDKLSVKEYEDPFSRNSSKKK, from the coding sequence ATGGCAAACAAGAGCTACAGTTTGGCTCACACAAAGTGGATGTGCAAATACCACATTGTATTCACCCCGAAGTATAGACGGAAAGAGATCTATAATCAAGTGAGAAAAGACTTGATCGAAATCTTCAAACGTTTATGTAAATACAAGGGAGTCGATATTATCGAAGGTCACATGATGCCAGATCATGTACATATGCTCGTAGCGATCCCACCCAAAATCTCAGTATCCTCGTTTATGGGCTATCTGAAGGGGAAGAGCTCCCTGATGATATTTGAGAAGCATGCCAGCTTAAAGTATAAGTATGGCAATCGCAAATTTTGGGCGGAGGGATACTACGTCAGCACGGTAGGCCTAAATGAAGCCACAGTAGCAAAATATATACGTGAACAAGAAGCACATGACCAAGCGATTGATAAATTGAGTGTGAAAGAATACGAAGACCCGTTCAGTAGAAACAGTAGCAAGAAGAAGTAA
- a CDS encoding DUF3888 domain-containing protein, with amino-acid sequence MLLNFLTPYINDAVRDYYRRLLVEPPLVYPYFVNVVDSMRINEFRGFNLSITLDVTPVVGPHISVGEDRLTFQISVGPEVKLVNYIHLKSYELPPHWQNIVKNMLTGNKS; translated from the coding sequence ATGCTTTTGAATTTTTTAACTCCATATATTAATGATGCTGTCCGGGATTATTATCGACGTTTATTAGTGGAACCGCCGCTAGTATATCCATATTTCGTTAATGTGGTCGACTCAATGAGGATAAATGAGTTTCGTGGTTTCAACTTATCGATAACGCTCGATGTAACGCCTGTTGTCGGACCACATATTTCTGTTGGAGAAGACAGGTTAACGTTTCAAATCTCAGTGGGACCTGAGGTTAAACTGGTTAATTACATCCACTTAAAGAGTTATGAACTCCCTCCTCATTGGCAGAACATTGTAAAGAATATGCTAACGGGAAACAAAAGCTAA
- a CDS encoding phosphotransferase family protein, which produces MKDSARLFDFQAVNEDMVRRLFSAFDPKASITQVSPLTKGMSTSNYALRTDSGSRYVLRIYPANNDHSGIEAAAYQYAKTKIRTPEIFFFDDSKQIISFSYLIMVFIEGSTLGDFIAENEGCPDHVVHRIGSSLALLHQTKYSHMALLDEHLQIAGQLESFASQYYTLLNGLAGTHIQPSTKEKCMQFLADHAELVERIADKHVFSHGDFIFSNIMVTPSLEPCFIDYEYCFAAPVFYDIGKFFRTRTQVERYIGADTIAAFEEGYNRNAREPLPGEWYALSKLADISTMLHLINKSQIPDGWGSAINGEIEKNLKLLAGEAEPLLDK; this is translated from the coding sequence GTGAAAGACTCGGCAAGACTGTTTGATTTTCAAGCGGTTAACGAAGACATGGTCAGAAGGCTGTTCTCCGCTTTCGACCCCAAGGCAAGCATTACCCAAGTCTCGCCCTTGACGAAAGGCATGAGCACCAGCAATTATGCCTTACGGACAGACAGCGGCAGTAGGTATGTGTTAAGGATTTATCCCGCTAACAACGACCACAGCGGGATTGAGGCTGCAGCCTATCAGTATGCAAAAACAAAGATTCGCACCCCTGAGATTTTCTTCTTCGATGATAGCAAGCAGATTATCTCTTTTTCTTACCTAATCATGGTGTTCATTGAAGGCTCGACGCTAGGGGACTTTATTGCCGAGAACGAGGGATGTCCCGACCATGTCGTGCATCGAATCGGCAGCTCGCTTGCCTTGCTGCATCAAACCAAATATTCGCATATGGCGCTGTTAGACGAGCATTTGCAGATCGCGGGACAGCTTGAATCCTTCGCGAGCCAATATTACACCTTGCTAAACGGCCTTGCAGGAACCCACATTCAACCTTCAACCAAAGAGAAGTGCATGCAATTCCTGGCGGATCACGCTGAATTGGTAGAGAGGATTGCAGATAAGCATGTGTTCTCGCATGGCGATTTCATTTTCTCCAATATTATGGTCACGCCTTCATTGGAGCCTTGTTTCATCGACTACGAGTACTGTTTCGCGGCGCCTGTCTTTTATGACATAGGCAAATTCTTTAGGACAAGGACGCAAGTCGAGCGCTATATCGGCGCAGACACCATTGCCGCCTTCGAGGAAGGCTACAACCGTAACGCGCGAGAGCCTTTGCCCGGGGAGTGGTACGCGCTGTCCAAGCTTGCCGACATATCCACCATGCTCCACCTCATTAATAAATCGCAAATTCCTGACGGTTGGGGATCGGCGATTAATGGTGAGATCGAGAAGAATTTGAAGCTGCTGGCCGGGGAAGCTGAGCCGTTATTGGATAAATGA
- the tnpA gene encoding IS200/IS605 family transposase has protein sequence MANKSYSLAHTKWMCKYHIVFTPKYRRKEIYNQVRKDLIEIFKRLCKYKGVDIIEGHMMPDHVHMLVAIPPKISVSSFMGYLKGKSSLMIFEKHASLKYKYGNRKFWAEGYYVSTVGLNEATVAKYIREQEAHDQAIDKLSVKEYEDPFSRNSSKKK, from the coding sequence ATGGCAAACAAGAGCTACAGTTTGGCTCACACAAAGTGGATGTGCAAATACCACATTGTATTCACCCCGAAGTATAGACGGAAAGAGATCTATAATCAAGTGAGAAAAGACTTGATCGAAATCTTCAAACGTTTATGTAAATACAAGGGAGTTGATATTATCGAAGGTCACATGATGCCAGATCATGTACATATGCTCGTAGCGATCCCACCCAAAATCTCAGTATCCTCGTTTATGGGCTATCTGAAGGGGAAGAGCTCCCTGATGATATTTGAGAAGCATGCCAGCTTAAAGTATAAGTATGGCAATCGCAAATTTTGGGCGGAGGGATACTACGTCAGCACGGTAGGCCTAAATGAAGCCACAGTAGCAAAATATATACGTGAACAAGAAGCACATGACCAAGCGATTGATAAATTGAGTGTGAAAGAATACGAAGACCCGTTCAGTAGAAACAGTAGCAAGAAGAAGTAA
- a CDS encoding erythromycin esterase family protein: MKKKMGIAIAASIITLTSFTGGTYASSKAEVSVTAPYNTNQIAEQIKWLEEHAMPLKTTDPTASLQDLSPLKNMIGSATIVGLGEATHGAHEVFTMKHRIVNYLVHEMGFKALVLEEGWDRALELDRYVLTGKGDPSQYLNPVFNTKEIVDLLQWIRQYNADPKHKSKIRIIGMDIQNVNESVYNNILVYVKKYDSKLATRFEQKMKGLIPVTKDLDTFGGLKKEKKEQYISDAKQIGALLEQNKSKLNGKSPEFAWIKQNARIIEQFTTMVAAYPDNLKDFYLKHDIAMYENAKWTEEHVGKTIVWGHNGHVSKTNMIPFVYPKVAGQYLAEHYGKRYVSIGTSVYEGRYNVYNSKQEFGPFGTLKLDDPSSFNYSFGQVHYDQFFVDLRKASGVTKTWLNEQHPIFAGITTVGPDIPTTIDLSLGKTFDIIVQIQKVNPSQLNR, from the coding sequence ATGAAAAAGAAGATGGGTATCGCAATTGCTGCTTCTATTATCACTCTAACTAGTTTTACAGGAGGTACTTATGCATCTTCGAAAGCAGAAGTTTCTGTTACAGCCCCCTACAACACAAATCAGATAGCCGAACAGATAAAATGGTTAGAAGAGCATGCAATGCCATTAAAGACAACGGATCCAACAGCCTCTCTTCAGGATTTAAGTCCGCTTAAGAATATGATAGGATCAGCTACAATTGTTGGTTTAGGTGAAGCGACGCATGGAGCTCACGAAGTTTTTACCATGAAGCATCGCATTGTTAATTATTTGGTACATGAAATGGGCTTTAAGGCCTTAGTGTTAGAAGAGGGATGGGACAGAGCATTGGAACTCGATCGCTATGTTCTTACGGGTAAAGGGGACCCAAGCCAATATCTAAATCCTGTATTTAACACGAAAGAAATTGTAGATCTGCTTCAATGGATTCGCCAATATAATGCTGATCCAAAGCATAAATCCAAAATACGGATCATCGGGATGGATATCCAAAACGTAAACGAGAGTGTTTATAACAATATCCTAGTGTATGTAAAGAAATACGATTCAAAACTTGCCACTCGTTTCGAACAAAAGATGAAAGGCCTTATTCCTGTAACCAAGGATCTGGATACCTTTGGCGGCCTTAAGAAAGAAAAAAAGGAGCAATATATTTCAGATGCGAAACAAATCGGTGCTTTATTAGAACAAAATAAAAGTAAACTGAATGGAAAATCCCCAGAGTTCGCATGGATCAAACAAAATGCCCGTATTATCGAGCAATTTACGACAATGGTAGCGGCATATCCTGATAACCTGAAAGACTTTTATTTGAAACATGATATTGCCATGTATGAAAATGCGAAGTGGACAGAAGAACATGTAGGAAAAACAATCGTATGGGGCCATAATGGGCACGTTTCGAAGACAAACATGATCCCTTTTGTATACCCTAAAGTAGCTGGGCAGTATTTAGCAGAACATTATGGAAAACGGTATGTATCCATTGGAACATCTGTCTATGAGGGACGTTACAATGTTTATAACAGTAAACAAGAATTTGGGCCCTTTGGAACATTAAAATTGGATGACCCGAGTAGTTTTAACTATTCGTTTGGACAAGTCCATTACGACCAGTTTTTTGTTGATTTACGTAAGGCAAGCGGAGTGACAAAAACGTGGCTAAACGAACAACATCCGATTTTCGCCGGAATAACTACCGTAGGTCCAGATATCCCGACAACTATTGATTTATCATTAGGTAAAACATTTGATATCATTGTTCAAATTCAGAAAGTGAATCCGTCTCAACTGAACCGATAA
- a CDS encoding SGNH/GDSL hydrolase family protein, producing MSTFSGKSKVFLFQGDSITDGNRGRDEDPNHILGHSYAYIIGGRLGNELAEQKPVFYNRGISGDRISDLYARWNEDAIYLKPDVLSILIGVNDLWRIMKGEPSGVTDRFERAYRHVLVETREVLPQTKLVLCEPFILRTGAPAEAWDEWSKHMAHYQQVVRALAEEFGALHVPLQAAFDAAASRADAAYWLWDGVHPTHAGHDLIANEWLSAAGKSGILHG from the coding sequence ATGTCTACTTTTTCTGGCAAAAGCAAGGTTTTTCTATTTCAAGGAGATTCGATTACAGACGGCAACCGGGGCCGCGACGAGGACCCTAATCATATTCTGGGCCACAGCTATGCGTATATCATCGGCGGCAGGCTGGGCAATGAGCTTGCGGAGCAGAAGCCGGTGTTCTATAACCGGGGCATAAGCGGGGACCGGATTTCAGATCTCTATGCCCGCTGGAATGAGGACGCAATCTACCTGAAGCCGGATGTGCTCAGTATTCTGATCGGGGTCAATGATCTCTGGAGAATAATGAAGGGCGAGCCCAGCGGGGTAACTGACCGTTTTGAGCGGGCTTACCGCCATGTGCTGGTGGAAACCCGCGAAGTGCTGCCGCAGACGAAGCTGGTGCTCTGCGAGCCGTTTATCTTGAGAACGGGAGCTCCGGCGGAAGCCTGGGACGAATGGTCGAAGCATATGGCCCATTATCAGCAGGTGGTCCGTGCGCTGGCAGAAGAGTTTGGTGCGCTGCATGTTCCGCTGCAGGCCGCCTTCGATGCGGCGGCGTCAAGAGCGGATGCCGCCTACTGGCTCTGGGACGGCGTCCATCCGACCCATGCCGGCCATGACCTGATTGCTAACGAATGGCTGAGCGCTGCCGGGAAGAGCGGAATTTTGCACGGCTAA
- a CDS encoding sensor histidine kinase, with protein sequence MSNPPNARGHALVAGELAKFLLWEGEKASMKLLRQWGGLIWSKWSERFYQVSIKQRVLISFIVLITLSISAMGVLTYRIAGKEIQNNAFDTSKETVDKTLQLLDYRLNDVAMSVQSLMLSDAYRQMMIDVQAHDVTNYYVHLSEMQYVLSQATFNEPMIENVLIATPIGDFYSTTQVRAQDNSFYGSELYDNSKKSPGGYWAKGHYDRLFTGSQRVVSFVVRGIYENTPITNVFIVVNLRENKIASLLGQGTSGNDRKYLLLNTEGETVVQTGWPAKGEPPKDPEFLQDSTADSEGNFFYPFEGENYLVNYKQSAVAPNWILAGMQSKDQVLGQLKGVQRAVLYVILVFLLTTWFFSNKLTAALLRPLFKLSRLMRRVEENQLSVSFESKYNDEIAQVGFQFNRMMTEIKTLIEDVRQKEKDKRHAEIRALTAQMEPHFLYNTLNTIYCKSVMGENDDVNEMILALSQMFQLGLGGGQDLITLEDELSHVQQYCAIQQKCYENLFEYHAEAEEEELLSFPIPKILLQPLVENSIQHGFSDRRSGGCIQVRISLEQSMLHIVVEDNGKGMDAAKVEQGMAKREISKKGYALVNIRHRLQLYYGDEARMELSGQAGVGSRTDLWIPLSPLREEGGNYGIS encoded by the coding sequence ATGTCCAATCCTCCGAATGCACGGGGGCATGCGCTGGTTGCCGGGGAGCTGGCGAAATTTCTGCTGTGGGAAGGGGAGAAGGCATCCATGAAGCTTTTGAGACAATGGGGCGGCCTGATCTGGAGCAAGTGGAGTGAACGTTTTTATCAGGTGTCCATCAAGCAGCGGGTGCTTATCTCTTTTATCGTATTGATAACGCTGTCAATCAGCGCCATGGGCGTTCTGACCTACCGGATAGCCGGGAAGGAAATTCAGAATAATGCGTTTGATACCAGCAAGGAGACGGTGGACAAAACCCTGCAGCTGCTGGACTACCGGCTGAATGATGTGGCGATGTCGGTCCAGTCCCTGATGCTGAGCGATGCTTACAGGCAGATGATGATTGATGTGCAGGCTCATGATGTGACGAACTATTATGTTCATTTATCCGAAATGCAGTACGTTCTCTCGCAGGCCACCTTCAATGAGCCGATGATTGAGAACGTTCTTATAGCGACGCCGATCGGCGATTTTTATTCCACCACACAGGTCCGTGCGCAGGATAATTCGTTCTACGGCTCGGAGTTGTACGACAACAGCAAAAAAAGCCCCGGCGGCTATTGGGCCAAAGGCCATTACGACCGGCTGTTCACCGGCAGCCAGCGGGTGGTTTCCTTTGTCGTGCGGGGGATTTATGAGAATACGCCTATTACCAATGTCTTCATTGTGGTCAACCTCAGGGAGAATAAAATCGCCTCACTGCTTGGCCAGGGCACATCCGGGAATGACCGGAAATATCTGCTTCTGAATACGGAAGGAGAGACGGTAGTGCAGACAGGCTGGCCTGCCAAGGGGGAACCCCCAAAGGACCCGGAATTTCTGCAGGACAGCACGGCGGACAGCGAGGGCAATTTCTTTTATCCTTTTGAAGGAGAGAATTATCTGGTCAATTATAAGCAGTCGGCGGTTGCGCCGAACTGGATTCTCGCCGGGATGCAGTCCAAGGATCAGGTGTTGGGACAGCTCAAGGGTGTGCAGCGGGCGGTTCTGTATGTGATTCTTGTTTTTCTGCTGACGACGTGGTTTTTCTCGAACAAGCTGACGGCTGCACTGCTCCGGCCCTTGTTCAAGCTGAGCAGGCTGATGCGCCGGGTGGAGGAGAACCAGCTGAGCGTTTCATTTGAGAGTAAATATAACGACGAAATCGCCCAGGTAGGGTTCCAGTTCAACCGGATGATGACGGAGATCAAAACGCTGATCGAAGATGTGCGCCAGAAGGAAAAAGACAAACGCCATGCGGAGATCCGGGCACTGACTGCGCAGATGGAGCCACATTTTCTGTACAACACGCTCAATACGATCTACTGCAAATCCGTGATGGGCGAAAATGATGATGTCAACGAGATGATCCTCGCTTTATCGCAAATGTTCCAGCTGGGGCTTGGCGGCGGCCAGGATCTGATTACGCTGGAGGACGAGCTTTCGCATGTGCAGCAATATTGCGCCATCCAGCAAAAATGCTATGAGAATCTGTTCGAGTACCATGCCGAAGCGGAAGAGGAGGAGCTTTTGTCCTTCCCTATTCCCAAAATACTGCTGCAGCCGCTTGTAGAGAACAGCATCCAGCACGGGTTCTCGGACCGGCGGAGCGGCGGCTGCATCCAAGTGCGGATTTCGCTGGAGCAGTCCATGCTGCATATTGTGGTGGAGGATAACGGCAAAGGCATGGATGCCGCCAAAGTGGAGCAGGGAATGGCCAAACGGGAGATTTCGAAAAAAGGCTACGCCCTGGTCAATATCAGGCACCGGCTCCAGCTGTACTATGGCGATGAGGCACGGATGGAGCTGTCCGGCCAGGCGGGCGTGGGCTCGCGCACAGATCTGTGGATACCGCTTAGCCCGCTGAGGGAAGAGGGAGGAAATTATGGAATATCCTGA
- a CDS encoding response regulator — protein sequence MKPVKICVIDDIKSVVDMITRKPQWQEYGIEVAGTALDGEEGLQMVREMKPDIVLTDIRMPRMDGLEMTRAILEFAPHCKIIILSAYSEFSYAQQAIRLGAMDFVKKPFSLEEIVNVVLKAKALCLQEREEQEKIMAMQAQIKESLPILRQEYLTFLMQHRTTEPSAKARWEYLGIPLAQKNFTVFIVEIDHFAEKYGRQPVQEIELIRFSLQNILEETIHAWTQGVIFREATNRYVCIINGGDPHAAGLITEACCANVSRYSRCTVSIGVGLCVAAIHELADSYAQALSALAYHFYTGGNAVYSYASIVHKPRAASHYSVTAEQEFLFALRSGNREKSRLVLQQIFDELLQLDPLPAPQYVENIGYELSFKICRVMLELFPYEKVQPLEQQVNQLKNRLHPSLQEIRSLLEGLCAEACRWIEEERSVESTRIIQQAKAYICANLHTSLTLEQVAKQISLSQGYFSNLFKKVSGISFQQFVMHEKMEKAKTMLIEGMQVQEIAMELGYEHRRYFSEVFKKYTDMTPSEFKISYLGR from the coding sequence GTGAAACCAGTTAAAATCTGCGTTATCGATGATATTAAAAGTGTGGTGGATATGATCACCCGCAAGCCGCAGTGGCAGGAGTACGGCATCGAGGTGGCCGGCACAGCGCTCGACGGGGAAGAAGGGCTGCAGATGGTCCGGGAAATGAAGCCCGACATTGTGCTTACAGATATCCGCATGCCGCGTATGGACGGCCTGGAGATGACCCGGGCGATTCTGGAGTTTGCCCCGCACTGTAAAATTATTATTCTCAGCGCATACTCGGAGTTCTCCTATGCCCAGCAGGCGATTCGGCTGGGGGCGATGGATTTTGTCAAAAAGCCCTTCTCGCTGGAGGAGATAGTGAACGTCGTGCTGAAAGCCAAGGCGCTGTGCCTGCAGGAACGTGAGGAGCAGGAAAAGATCATGGCCATGCAGGCCCAGATCAAAGAGAGCCTGCCGATTCTGCGCCAGGAGTATTTGACCTTCCTGATGCAGCACAGGACAACGGAGCCGAGTGCAAAAGCCCGCTGGGAGTATCTTGGCATTCCGCTGGCGCAGAAGAATTTCACAGTGTTTATCGTGGAGATTGACCATTTTGCCGAGAAATACGGCCGCCAGCCGGTGCAGGAAATCGAGCTGATCCGCTTCAGCCTGCAAAATATACTGGAGGAGACGATCCATGCCTGGACGCAGGGAGTCATCTTCCGCGAGGCGACGAACCGCTATGTCTGCATCATCAACGGGGGTGACCCTCATGCTGCCGGGCTGATCACGGAAGCCTGCTGTGCGAATGTCAGCCGTTATTCCCGCTGCACGGTTTCGATCGGGGTGGGACTCTGCGTGGCTGCGATCCATGAGCTGGCGGATTCTTACGCACAGGCGCTCAGCGCGCTGGCATATCATTTCTATACCGGTGGAAACGCTGTGTACAGTTACGCGAGCATCGTGCATAAACCCCGGGCCGCGAGCCATTATTCCGTTACCGCCGAACAGGAATTTCTTTTTGCACTGCGTTCAGGCAACCGTGAGAAAAGCCGGCTGGTGCTGCAGCAGATTTTCGATGAGCTGCTGCAGCTCGACCCGCTGCCTGCCCCGCAGTATGTGGAGAACATCGGCTACGAGCTGTCCTTCAAAATCTGCCGGGTCATGCTGGAGCTGTTCCCCTATGAGAAGGTCCAGCCGCTGGAGCAGCAGGTGAACCAGCTGAAGAACCGCCTGCATCCTTCACTGCAGGAGATCCGCTCCCTGCTCGAAGGATTATGCGCCGAGGCCTGCCGCTGGATTGAGGAAGAGCGTTCGGTCGAATCCACCCGGATTATCCAGCAGGCCAAGGCCTACATTTGCGCCAATCTGCACACCAGCCTGACGCTGGAGCAGGTGGCGAAGCAGATCAGCCTCAGCCAGGGCTATTTCTCGAACCTGTTCAAGAAGGTGTCAGGCATCTCCTTTCAGCAGTTCGTCATGCACGAGAAGATGGAGAAGGCCAAGACCATGCTGATTGAAGGGATGCAGGTGCAGGAAATCGCTATGGAGCTCGGCTACGAGCACCGCCGCTACTTCAGCGAGGTGTTCAAGAAATACACTGACATGACCCCGTCGGAGTTCAAGATTTCATATCTCGGCAGGTGA